The genomic region ggttttgttttttccatTTGTTAAAAGTATTTATTAAGAGAGAAGAATAGATAGTGTTGTCAAATGTATATATGCGAATTTTAAATGATGACGGCAGCTCATGAAATACGTACAGGTTCGAATGGTATTCTCGGTAAGGGATCTATCTCTTAAGTTCCTTGACCACCGGAAAACAAAAAGTCCGGTGGATTCCTTCCAAGGTTCACAGCACTCTGTTAAAAGTTGCAAGAAATCTGAGCTTTGGGAGGGGCATGTTAACATCCCCTTTCAATTTGACGTACAAGTCGcaacaaatgaaagaaaatgcatgtgtaaagCAATGTAACAGTGAACCAATTTGCTACAAATTGTCAAATTATACATGCCATAACAAAGGAGATATGGTAGCACCAGATTAAACGCATACACAGCTCTTGCATTCGCAACCGATAATATGCCTAATCCCCGGAATTTCATCCTTGAAAAACCAAAGCAGTGCCGAGTTCCTGGAAGACAATGACAGATTTTTATCAGCAGCCTCTACCAAAAAGGTACTCAAAACAGAGATTCAGATCTCACAATTTTTTCAACACAAAACTTCATCAGTGTAGTAATCAAGAGGCAAAGAAAAAGCAAATATAGCGGTAAGATCAGATACGCAATGCACAAAAAAAACTCCGCTAAAGGAACCAACCTTAACATGATAAGTTATGCGGGTGAAAGGACAGTACCCCAGGGGGAGTCAACTGAATTGGTTTGGGTTATAGCCAAACTCGTACGGCGCTTTGAACTGATGAAGATCCTGAAATTGGTTGCCAACATTACTGTGTGAGTGGGAAACGTGTGCTTGGGTATCTAGGGATGGATGCTGAGTTTGCCAGTACTCTGAAGAGGCCGGCACACCTTGAGTCATCGCATGCATCCCCTGTTGAGGTGAGTTGTTATGATAACTTTGATTGGTATCAAGTGGAACAGATTTCCCCTCGCCTGAGACCCAAGGACTCGTTGACAGAAGAGAGAGAGCACGATGAATATCCTGCGTTGCATCCAGGTTGAAAGAGATCATAGATTCTTCAGCACCTGCAAACATCACCAATTAAAACTTACACACCACCTACAATGATGTGACACTATCCAAATCGGGATTAGCAAGATCTTTTTTTCTGTGAGGTTCAACAAATATCAAACAGTGAATCATAACAAAAATTGATTGTTGGTCATGAATCATATGGCAGTCTGCATTTTGAAGTAAAACAGACCTCGGTTAAGAACCTCAGCCACAGTGCCCTTAGATGGTGACAGCCTACTGGAATCCTGATAAAGCACATTTATCGAGCCTGGACTTCCATTGTTATGAAAATTTAGCTGCCTGGCAGTGCCTCCTGCTTTTGCAGGATTTGGAAAATACTCTTTCGTTTGTGCAAACTTGAGGTTGCATGAGCCATCCCATGTTAAATTTGAAGCATGCTTTGTGTAAACATAGGGACCTTGGTCCAAAGAAAGGCTCATGCCATCTGCATCGGAACAGAAACCCAGCTCAACTTTAATGGATGAGCAACGGGGCAGTACAAATATGATTTCAAGTATTTAACATTAGCTTTAATCTAAAAGCATGCCTGATGACCAGTATTGCAGTTGGCTAAGTTCTCAGTAAAATTCATTACTTGAATCGTACTAGATGGGTGAATGTCGAAGAACACTCAAAAGATTAAATTATTAGATGGGTGAATTAAACCCTGGTAGGTTTATTTGCATTCTTGACAACTctaaaaaagaaacagaaacataCTGTTTAAACTAAGATTTCAACAAAATGGTCTACATCATGATTTGATGTATGTCGGTAAATAGCAAGAATTTAAGTGAGTCCAATACCTGTGCTGAACAGTGATGAAGACAGCCTTGCTGGGTGTCTCACTACTTCTGTCTGTGGTTTGCGGCGCCTTGCATTGTGATCAGAAAGTCGCCTGCGACAGCTTCGCttgttttcatcaaattcaGAAAGGCCATGGAACCTGGTACAAAGGATTTATGCATATCAAGATCTATGTTAGAAAAGAACTAAAGCTCATTCTGATTTAACTgctaaagaaacaaaacatcatTGTAATTCAGAAAACAAGTAATTGCGGGGTTGCTGCATCACCCAAAGAATCTCTACCAAGCTTTACCTGCTACACTGTTGACAAAACCGAAGCTCCACACCATCTACAACAACCTTCGGAGATTTGGAATGATTTGCGCAAATTCTATGTTTGCGATGGTAATCTTTGGCTGATGAAAGATCAAGATTGCAGCCTTCAACTTGGCAGTGTGATGCAAATGCACTCTGAGCAGCAGACTTAAACCTCTTTGTCTTTGTTGCCATAGATGTGGAAATAACAGAAAGAGAAGAGGTCTCATGATTATTTCCAGCACAAACGTCTTCGAAGTACATCCGCTTACCAAGCTTTAGACTGAGCAATGGCTCGCCGGAGCCAGCCGAAACATCATGAGTTGGAGAAGATCCAAGGGCCTCAGCTTCAGCTGAATCCTTTTTATCAAAGAAATCCTTCGGGAAACCTTCAAAAGCCTCTAAGTTGAAATTGGATTTCTTACTTTCCTCGACTGAAGAATTGACAGAAGCTGATTTCGAACTCTTAGATGAACCATCTCCCAAATCAGAGCCAGAAACCCCACTACCCCCATCACCCCCAGTCGAATAGAAAGATTCAGAGTTCATTCCTCGTTCCCCTTCAATTCCCCAGTCTGCTGGTTGTAACTTCTTAGGATTTTCAGTAACTTTTGTACCATACATGAAAAGGTTCTCCAAATCCCACAGTGAAGGAGGTTTTTCATTCCACTCCATCATCAGCACCGAATTCataaaactactccaaaatcgtgtcttcaaataacacaaaaGCACCCAGTCACCAGACTCTGCAAACGTATAAATATcagataaaaaaatatataagcacatatGTAGCAAAGTACATGGGAGGATCAATACAGTACAATGTCAACTAACTAATCAATAAACATCAATACAGTACAATGTCAACTAACTAATCAATAAACACTATAAAAACAAGAAGCAAACATAGTAAATCTTTGCAGACTGAAGAACAATGTGCAACTACTTCAGCTCAGATCTGAACAACCACAAAGTTCTAAAAATGCAGATCAAACAATTCAATACATAAGCGAAAGAAGTATC from Pyrus communis chromosome 4, drPyrComm1.1, whole genome shotgun sequence harbors:
- the LOC137730809 gene encoding squamosa promoter-binding-like protein 2 isoform X2, with protein sequence MSGDWVLLCYLKTRFWSSFMNSVLMMEWNEKPPSLWDLENLFMYGTKVTENPKKLQPADWGIEGERGMNSESFYSTGGDGGSGVSGSDLGDGSSKSSKSASVNSSVEESKKSNFNLEAFEGFPKDFFDKKDSAEAEALGSSPTHDVSAGSGEPLLSLKLGKRMYFEDVCAGNNHETSSLSVISTSMATKTKRFKSAAQSAFASHCQVEGCNLDLSSAKDYHRKHRICANHSKSPKVVVDGVELRFCQQCSRFHGLSEFDENKRSCRRRLSDHNARRRKPQTEVVRHPARLSSSLFSTDGMSLSLDQGPYVYTKHASNLTWDGSCNLKFAQTKEYFPNPAKAGGTARQLNFHNNGSPGSINVLYQDSSRLSPSKGTVAEVLNRGAEESMISFNLDATQDIHRALSLLSTSPWVSGEGKSVPLDTNQSYHNNSPQQGMHAMTQGVPASSEYWQTQHPSLDTQAHVSHSHSNVGNQFQDLHQFKAPYEFGYNPNQFS
- the LOC137730809 gene encoding squamosa promoter-binding-like protein 2 isoform X1; its protein translation is MESICMLYVICWKFWETISSCGCGCADFRLSGDWVLLCYLKTRFWSSFMNSVLMMEWNEKPPSLWDLENLFMYGTKVTENPKKLQPADWGIEGERGMNSESFYSTGGDGGSGVSGSDLGDGSSKSSKSASVNSSVEESKKSNFNLEAFEGFPKDFFDKKDSAEAEALGSSPTHDVSAGSGEPLLSLKLGKRMYFEDVCAGNNHETSSLSVISTSMATKTKRFKSAAQSAFASHCQVEGCNLDLSSAKDYHRKHRICANHSKSPKVVVDGVELRFCQQCSRFHGLSEFDENKRSCRRRLSDHNARRRKPQTEVVRHPARLSSSLFSTDGMSLSLDQGPYVYTKHASNLTWDGSCNLKFAQTKEYFPNPAKAGGTARQLNFHNNGSPGSINVLYQDSSRLSPSKGTVAEVLNRGAEESMISFNLDATQDIHRALSLLSTSPWVSGEGKSVPLDTNQSYHNNSPQQGMHAMTQGVPASSEYWQTQHPSLDTQAHVSHSHSNVGNQFQDLHQFKAPYEFGYNPNQFS
- the LOC137730809 gene encoding squamosa promoter-binding-like protein 2 isoform X3 translates to MNSVLMMEWNEKPPSLWDLENLFMYGTKVTENPKKLQPADWGIEGERGMNSESFYSTGGDGGSGVSGSDLGDGSSKSSKSASVNSSVEESKKSNFNLEAFEGFPKDFFDKKDSAEAEALGSSPTHDVSAGSGEPLLSLKLGKRMYFEDVCAGNNHETSSLSVISTSMATKTKRFKSAAQSAFASHCQVEGCNLDLSSAKDYHRKHRICANHSKSPKVVVDGVELRFCQQCSRFHGLSEFDENKRSCRRRLSDHNARRRKPQTEVVRHPARLSSSLFSTDGMSLSLDQGPYVYTKHASNLTWDGSCNLKFAQTKEYFPNPAKAGGTARQLNFHNNGSPGSINVLYQDSSRLSPSKGTVAEVLNRGAEESMISFNLDATQDIHRALSLLSTSPWVSGEGKSVPLDTNQSYHNNSPQQGMHAMTQGVPASSEYWQTQHPSLDTQAHVSHSHSNVGNQFQDLHQFKAPYEFGYNPNQFS